The genome window GCGGGTGGTCGAAGTGACCCGGCCTGACGAAGAGGTCGATCAGCTGTACGCCGATTGTCTGGGGCGTGGCGAGGATTGCGTATTCCTGTCGTTTTCACCGCCTCATCGCACCGCTGCCCACTACGCTTGCCCGACGATTCCGGTGTTCGCCTGGGAATTCAGCACCATCCCTACCGAAAGCTGGCAGGGCGAGGCCCGGCACGACTGGCGAGTGGTCTTGGGCGCGACCGGCATGGCGATCACCCATTCCAGCTTCACCGTCAACACCGTTCGTGAGGTGATGGGCGCGGACTTTCCCATCGCCGCTGTCGCCGCGCCGGTATGGGACCGCTTTGCCGCCCGTGGCGCGGTGCTGGCCCAGCGGCCGACCGTGGATCACATGCGCCTGCAATTGCGTGGCCTGCTGATTGACAGTCGCACCACCGACCTGCGGCCTTATGGCCCACCGGTGCACCAGGCCGGCACGCCGCTGGTGCTGGACGGCCCGGCCGAGGATTGCGAGTTACTGCTGGACGGTGTGATCTATACCTCCGTGTTCAATCCCTACGACGGGCGCAAGAACTGGAAGGACATGATCAGCGCATTTTGCGCGACGTTTCGCGATGTTCCTGACGCTACCCTGGTGCTCAAGCTGACCCACCACGATGTCACCGCCGCGCTCACCGACATGCTCCACCACGTCTACAAGAACCAGTCGTACCGCTGCCGCATCGTGCTGATCCACGGTTACCTGGCGGACGCGGACTACGAACGGCTGGTGGAAGCCACCCGGTACGTGGTCAACAGTTCCTATGGCGAAGGGCAGTGCCTGCCGTTGATGGAGTTCATGTCCTGCGGCCGTCCGGCAATTGCGCCGCTGAACACGGCGATGGCCGACTACATCGATCACGACAATGCCTTCGTGGTGGATTCGACCGAGGAATTGACCGCCTGGCCCCACGACCCGCGTGCGGCTTACCGGACCCTGCGTTATGTCACCGATTGGGAC of Pseudomonas fluorescens contains these proteins:
- a CDS encoding glycosyltransferase, translating into MLIIIYSETNQSNILENLGKPEYSYYFVLKEFRPVLERLGRVVEVTRPDEEVDQLYADCLGRGEDCVFLSFSPPHRTAAHYACPTIPVFAWEFSTIPTESWQGEARHDWRVVLGATGMAITHSSFTVNTVREVMGADFPIAAVAAPVWDRFAARGAVLAQRPTVDHMRLQLRGLLIDSRTTDLRPYGPPVHQAGTPLVLDGPAEDCELLLDGVIYTSVFNPYDGRKNWKDMISAFCATFRDVPDATLVLKLTHHDVTAALTDMLHHVYKNQSYRCRIVLIHGYLADADYERLVEATRYVVNSSYGEGQCLPLMEFMSCGRPAIAPLNTAMADYIDHDNAFVVDSTEELTAWPHDPRAAYRTLRYVTDWDSLCSAYRASYDVATNDPERYRRMSAHAVRSLEKFCSQANAEQRLRAFFEQLSERRRNATQP